From a region of the Bacillota bacterium genome:
- a CDS encoding ABC transporter substrate-binding protein, whose translation MIISIFATSLTWSIAINPSYATSGYDGLTPVNKEDGTKWRIGYCESENFITYTKTLVGIVNGLYERGWITDLEGFDSVIESNDSREIWRWLATTEVSPYIEFVDNAFYNLQDGVNGEDIIDRLNEQNDVDLMVVMGTQAGVVLGNDRHDTDIFVFAASNAVRSGIIDSVEDSGLDHVWAHMDPTRFERQLNAFYDIKKFKKLGMVYEDSDIARVYSAVSEVETLAAEKGFQIVRHYVDEPQSPEDYQRYYREVREAYDKLATRVDAMYVTIASLKSEKLPELFTPFYKQKVPIFSQLGNIEVKYGALMTVSVMDELNTGRFGTDTMIKCLNGAKPRELTQTFQCAPRIIFNSEVAKKIGFKIPFELIIVTDEVYGEIPE comes from the coding sequence GTGATAATCAGTATCTTTGCTACAAGTTTAACCTGGTCAATTGCCATTAATCCTTCCTATGCTACAAGTGGGTATGATGGTCTTACCCCTGTTAACAAAGAAGACGGCACCAAATGGCGAATCGGTTATTGTGAAAGCGAGAATTTTATTACATATACAAAGACGCTGGTTGGGATTGTTAATGGTTTATATGAAAGGGGTTGGATTACTGACCTGGAAGGTTTTGATAGTGTCATTGAAAGTAATGACAGCAGGGAAATCTGGCGCTGGCTGGCAACCACGGAAGTAAGCCCTTACATCGAATTCGTGGATAATGCTTTTTATAATTTACAGGATGGGGTTAATGGTGAAGATATTATAGATCGCTTAAATGAGCAGAATGATGTGGATCTCATGGTGGTGATGGGGACGCAAGCGGGCGTTGTTTTGGGCAACGACCGCCACGATACCGACATTTTTGTTTTTGCCGCCTCTAATGCGGTACGGTCAGGAATCATTGATTCAGTGGAAGATTCAGGTCTCGATCACGTGTGGGCACACATGGACCCGACCCGTTTTGAACGCCAGCTCAACGCATTTTACGATATTAAGAAATTTAAAAAGCTGGGCATGGTTTACGAGGATTCCGATATAGCGAGGGTTTACTCGGCAGTAAGTGAAGTTGAAACTCTGGCTGCAGAAAAAGGCTTTCAAATAGTACGTCATTATGTTGATGAACCTCAAAGCCCCGAAGATTACCAGCGATATTACCGCGAAGTCCGGGAAGCATATGATAAGCTGGCGACCCGTGTGGATGCCATGTACGTTACTATTGCTTCGCTCAAAAGTGAAAAACTACCGGAATTATTTACCCCTTTTTATAAACAGAAGGTACCTATTTTTTCCCAGTTAGGAAATATAGAAGTAAAATACGGGGCATTAATGACGGTATCTGTTATGGATGAATTAAATACGGGACGTTTCGGAACCGACACCATGATTAAATGTCTTAACGGGGCTAAGCCCCGGGAATTAACTCAGACATTTCAATGTGCACCGAGAATCATATTTAATTCAGAGGTTGCCAAGAAAATAGGTTTTAAAATTCCGTTTGAATTAATCATAGTGACAGATGAAGTTTACGGTGAAATCCCAGAGTAA
- a CDS encoding GNAT family N-acetyltransferase, which yields MIEKGKIKNQRDLQYYPYTIRVLDSNDISQVMDLQRVVTSLMKNKSFCVSLSPEEHHKIMNGDGESIGLFVQDKLCAICSILLPGHREDNMGRELNFSDEELLCVAQLELSMVHPELRGNNLQKKMADMLARRAKKKKNYRYLFTTVSPYNYPSIKTVTSIGLNIAKLCKMYYQWDRYVVYKDFFNPLQLDKSSTVHVSGTFFKKQKQLLSNGYFGFSQFRDEKGIKIMFAKELSSYQFSRKEG from the coding sequence ATGATAGAAAAAGGAAAAATAAAAAACCAACGGGATTTGCAGTATTACCCCTATACAATAAGGGTTCTTGATAGTAATGATATATCTCAAGTAATGGATTTGCAGCGTGTTGTAACAAGTTTAATGAAAAACAAGAGTTTTTGTGTATCCCTATCTCCGGAGGAACACCACAAAATAATGAATGGTGATGGTGAGAGCATAGGGTTGTTTGTCCAGGACAAGCTATGTGCTATCTGTTCAATTTTACTTCCCGGCCATCGTGAGGATAATATGGGCCGGGAGCTTAATTTCAGCGATGAAGAATTGCTTTGCGTGGCACAGCTGGAGTTGTCCATGGTTCATCCTGAGTTACGAGGAAATAACTTGCAAAAAAAGATGGCGGACATGCTTGCCCGACGGGCAAAAAAGAAAAAGAATTACAGATATTTGTTCACAACAGTATCTCCCTATAACTATCCGAGCATTAAAACCGTTACTTCAATAGGCTTAAATATTGCCAAGTTATGTAAGATGTATTATCAATGGGATAGGTATGTTGTGTATAAAGATTTTTTCAATCCTTTGCAACTGGATAAAAGCAGTACAGTTCATGTATCCGGCACATTTTTCAAAAAACAGAAGCAGTTATTAAGCAATGGATACTTTGGCTTTTCCCAGTTCAGGGATGAAAAAGGTATAAAAATAATGTTCGCTAAAGAGCTGAGTAGTTATCAATTTTCTCGCAAGGAAGGCTGA
- a CDS encoding RNA polymerase sigma factor — translation MNICNISVEKENSRGLSEAYKAYFPKIYKYVLYRVSDHSTAEDLVSEVFEKVLRNYHTFDPGKGKFSTWLFTIANNAVINYYRMNNRNTDPADPEKLEANYRLEDLIVNQELTEFLLKAIKHLDERQRNIIAFKFGACLSNRQIAEMTNISESNVGTILYRSLKKLKHILKEQGVIY, via the coding sequence GTGAATATATGCAATATCTCAGTGGAAAAAGAAAATTCTAGGGGACTATCCGAAGCATATAAAGCATATTTTCCCAAAATTTATAAATATGTGCTTTACAGAGTAAGTGACCATAGCACAGCGGAAGATCTGGTTAGTGAAGTTTTTGAAAAAGTGTTAAGAAATTACCATACATTTGACCCGGGCAAGGGGAAGTTTAGTACGTGGCTGTTCACCATAGCCAACAATGCTGTAATTAATTACTACAGAATGAATAACCGCAATACGGATCCTGCCGACCCGGAAAAATTGGAGGCAAACTACCGGCTTGAGGATTTGATCGTCAATCAGGAGTTAACAGAATTTTTACTTAAGGCAATAAAGCATCTGGATGAGCGGCAAAGAAATATTATAGCCTTTAAGTTTGGAGCATGCTTGTCAAACCGGCAAATTGCAGAGATGACGAATATATCAGAAAGTAATGTTGGCACAATTTTATACAGATCCTTAAAAAAATTAAAGCACATTTTAAAGGAACAAGGAGTTATTTATTAA
- a CDS encoding NHLP bacteriocin export ABC transporter permease/ATPase subunit, translating into MDLGHNEIKAEGNNPLILDSGKIWLVKEGQIDLYVARISNGEVAGRRKYLFSVPAGELLLGNEPVALKEDYGLLAVGFTGTRILEIDLQSFDVTAGENIKKLTGLLNNWIENWTGAGITETPQIDWNAGLKPLLESIAHYNKNSFNHVLKIFIYEQQEEISRNKTKAEKDKAFMSAGLNRLINSMDLKQRPDADTEETVVDDLLFKACVAVGSAKDIKIVAPRGLKKKEAESKDPLGDIARKSQVRTRQVILKDEWWKEDNGSLLAYKEGNDDEQPVALLPLSPKKYHLYDPSDETRVVVDDSVASNIKPHAYTFYRPLPAKKIGYKDLLRFLAGGIWKRDLATVLVMGILGGLLGVLTPVVTGIVFDSVIPDGERVLLTHIGFLLIAIAITTFAFNLTRAFAMHRIEGRTESDLQAAIWDRLLSLPVPFFKDYNAGELAERAMGISQIRSILSGTVINTVISTIFSVFYFFLLFYYSWKLALICMAIVTVVMGISLLFGYLQIRYERQLVDKRNKLAGKVFNLLSGVGKIKTSGAEKPAFHNWAKQFGEVRDITFRKENLGNKLAVFNSTVTVIATGIIFYCVINLENIDLVAGTFIAFNAAFSKFLSSMLEISNVVLQLNIIKPLYERTKPILEAVPEYDQEKADPGELKGNIEVSHLNFRYETEGPLILDDVTLEIKQGDYVGIVGTSGSGKSTLFRILLGFEKPESGQVYYDQQDLENVDIRAIRRQLGVVLQGGQLMSGSIFDNIVSANPGLNIDDAWEAARMAGMEEDIKSMPMGMHTMVSENGGTLSGGQKQRLLIARAIITKPKIVYFDEATSALDNRTQKIVSQSLSGLNATRVLIAHRLSTIADCNKIIVLDRGRVVEYGTYHELFEQNGIFTQLVKRQLA; encoded by the coding sequence ATGGACCTGGGACACAACGAAATAAAGGCTGAGGGTAACAACCCTTTAATTCTTGATTCGGGTAAAATATGGCTGGTTAAAGAAGGACAGATAGATTTATATGTCGCCAGGATTTCTAACGGTGAGGTGGCCGGCCGTAGAAAGTACTTATTTTCCGTGCCGGCAGGGGAGTTACTTTTAGGGAACGAACCTGTTGCCCTGAAAGAAGATTACGGGTTACTGGCGGTAGGGTTTACGGGTACCCGAATACTGGAGATTGATCTTCAGTCCTTCGATGTTACTGCCGGTGAAAACATTAAAAAGCTAACGGGTTTACTAAATAATTGGATAGAAAATTGGACCGGTGCGGGGATAACCGAAACCCCGCAGATTGATTGGAATGCCGGTTTAAAACCATTACTTGAATCTATTGCGCATTATAACAAAAATTCTTTTAACCATGTATTGAAAATTTTTATTTATGAACAACAAGAAGAGATATCAAGAAATAAAACAAAAGCAGAAAAAGACAAAGCCTTTATGAGTGCCGGTCTGAACAGGCTCATAAACTCCATGGACCTGAAACAAAGGCCGGATGCGGACACCGAAGAAACGGTTGTTGATGATCTGCTTTTTAAAGCCTGTGTTGCTGTAGGCAGTGCTAAAGATATAAAAATAGTTGCTCCCAGGGGACTCAAAAAAAAGGAAGCGGAATCAAAGGATCCATTGGGCGATATTGCCAGGAAGTCACAGGTCCGGACAAGACAGGTTATTTTAAAAGATGAATGGTGGAAAGAAGATAACGGTTCCTTGCTGGCTTACAAAGAAGGAAATGACGATGAGCAACCGGTGGCCTTATTGCCCCTTTCTCCAAAAAAATATCACTTATATGACCCTTCCGATGAGACCAGGGTGGTTGTAGACGATAGCGTAGCAAGTAATATCAAGCCTCATGCCTATACTTTTTACCGCCCACTTCCCGCAAAAAAAATCGGTTATAAGGATTTGTTAAGGTTTTTGGCCGGGGGGATATGGAAAAGGGATCTTGCCACCGTATTGGTGATGGGTATCCTGGGGGGATTGTTGGGAGTTTTGACTCCCGTGGTGACGGGAATAGTCTTTGACAGTGTCATTCCCGACGGTGAAAGGGTACTTTTGACCCATATCGGTTTTTTGCTTATAGCAATTGCAATAACCACCTTTGCTTTTAACCTTACCCGAGCTTTTGCCATGCACCGGATAGAGGGGCGAACGGAATCCGACTTGCAAGCGGCTATCTGGGATAGGCTGTTGAGCCTACCCGTCCCCTTTTTTAAGGATTACAACGCCGGTGAACTAGCAGAACGGGCTATGGGCATAAGTCAGATAAGAAGTATCCTATCTGGAACGGTTATCAACACTGTCATATCCACTATTTTTTCTGTGTTCTACTTTTTCCTCTTGTTTTATTACAGCTGGAAATTAGCTCTTATTTGTATGGCCATTGTTACAGTCGTTATGGGTATCTCCCTTTTATTCGGTTATTTACAAATTCGCTATGAGCGCCAATTAGTGGATAAGAGGAACAAGTTGGCAGGAAAAGTTTTTAACTTGCTAAGCGGTGTGGGCAAAATAAAAACTTCGGGGGCTGAAAAACCGGCCTTTCATAACTGGGCAAAGCAATTTGGTGAAGTCAGGGACATCACCTTCAGGAAAGAGAACCTGGGTAATAAATTGGCGGTTTTCAATTCCACCGTCACTGTCATAGCAACGGGAATTATTTTTTACTGCGTAATTAACTTGGAAAACATAGATCTGGTTGCCGGCACTTTTATCGCTTTTAATGCGGCTTTTTCAAAATTCTTAAGCTCAATGCTTGAAATATCCAATGTTGTTTTACAGCTTAATATTATTAAGCCGCTATATGAAAGAACCAAGCCTATTCTAGAAGCCGTACCCGAGTATGACCAAGAAAAGGCGGATCCCGGTGAGCTTAAGGGTAATATTGAGGTCAGTCATTTAAATTTCCGGTACGAAACAGAAGGACCCCTTATTTTAGATGACGTTACTTTAGAGATCAAGCAGGGGGATTACGTGGGGATTGTGGGGACTTCGGGCAGCGGCAAATCCACCTTATTTAGAATACTATTGGGTTTTGAGAAACCGGAATCCGGACAAGTCTATTATGACCAGCAGGATTTAGAGAATGTGGACATCCGTGCTATTCGCCGGCAATTGGGTGTAGTGCTCCAGGGCGGGCAACTAATGTCCGGGAGTATCTTTGACAACATCGTCAGTGCAAACCCCGGCTTAAACATTGATGATGCCTGGGAAGCGGCCCGTATGGCCGGTATGGAGGAAGATATCAAAAGCATGCCCATGGGAATGCACACCATGGTCAGTGAGAATGGCGGCACTCTATCTGGAGGCCAAAAACAGCGACTCTTGATTGCCCGGGCTATCATTACCAAACCCAAGATTGTATATTTCGATGAAGCTACCAGCGCCCTGGATAATAGAACTCAGAAAATTGTAAGTCAGAGCTTGTCCGGTCTAAATGCAACCCGAGTACTCATAGCCCACAGGCTAAGTACAATTGCGGATTGCAACAAGATAATCGTTTTGGATCGGGGCCGGGTAGTGGAATACGGCACTTATCATGAACTCTTTGAACAAAACGGTATATTCACTCAGTTAGTCAAAAGACAACTTGCGTGA
- a CDS encoding NHLP family bacteriocin export ABC transporter peptidase/permease/ATPase subunit, whose translation MGKKAERKKVPSILQMEAVECGAASLAMISAYYKKFLSLEQLRFECGVTRDGVKASNILKAARRHGFEAKGYRREPADLKDMPMPSIVHWNFNHFVVLEGFDKGKVFINDPGSGPKVITEEEFDLSFTGVVLTFKPGPEFEPSGQKSSFIASLKNWVQGSHTALVYLVIVGLLMVIPGLMIPAFSKIFIDDILLGGKDDWLKPLMWVMGIVFVLQGALTWMQQHYLLRMETKIALSNAGKFFWHIFRLPVLFFQQRSAGDIANRLQSNDQVAAFLSRELAETAIGLLTLVFYFFVMLQYNVYLALISLLIGGISVVYLIYSSNKIEIMNKRLLQDKGKTMGFSISGLYIIETLKASGSESNFFAKWSGYHAKEINTQQNMGRTTQTLFHLPNFLSEFANVIILFLGGIFIINGHLTIGSLIAFQALLGSFMGPVNNLTQMGMRIKQVQGDINRLEDVFKYKIDENVCREVAVDNEEDNYKKLEGYIEIKDLTFGYNPWDPPLIENFNLAVKPGSRVALVGGSGSGKSTVARLVTGIYPPWSGEILFDGVNKDEIPRNVITNSLAVIDQDINMFDGTIKENLTMWDDTLPEFNVIRAAKDACIHNDIAMRDKGYDHRVSEGGTNFSGGQRQRFEIARALTGNPSLLILDEATSALDVQTEKMVDENIRRRGCTCIIVAHRLSTIRDCDEIIVMDKGKIVQRGTHEELKTTAGQYAELISAS comes from the coding sequence TTGGGAAAAAAGGCTGAGCGAAAAAAAGTTCCGTCCATATTGCAAATGGAAGCAGTGGAATGCGGTGCCGCTTCCCTGGCCATGATTTCGGCTTATTATAAAAAGTTTCTCTCTCTTGAGCAGCTCAGGTTTGAATGCGGAGTTACACGGGACGGTGTAAAAGCCAGTAATATTCTTAAGGCAGCCCGTAGGCACGGTTTTGAAGCCAAAGGTTATAGGAGGGAGCCGGCTGACCTGAAGGACATGCCCATGCCTTCCATTGTGCATTGGAATTTTAACCATTTCGTTGTTCTGGAAGGGTTTGACAAGGGTAAGGTTTTTATCAATGATCCTGGCAGCGGCCCCAAGGTGATTACTGAAGAAGAGTTTGACCTTTCCTTTACCGGTGTGGTTCTGACTTTTAAGCCCGGTCCGGAATTTGAGCCCAGTGGACAAAAAAGCAGTTTTATAGCCTCATTGAAAAATTGGGTACAAGGTTCCCATACGGCTCTGGTTTATTTGGTCATTGTGGGGTTACTAATGGTTATACCCGGTTTAATGATTCCAGCCTTTTCCAAAATATTTATTGACGATATTTTACTGGGCGGGAAAGATGACTGGCTCAAACCTCTAATGTGGGTCATGGGGATTGTGTTTGTCCTGCAGGGTGCTCTCACCTGGATGCAACAGCACTATTTATTGAGGATGGAAACAAAAATTGCCCTTTCCAATGCAGGCAAGTTTTTCTGGCATATTTTCAGGCTGCCGGTACTCTTTTTTCAACAGCGCTCAGCCGGTGATATTGCCAACAGGCTACAGAGCAATGACCAGGTAGCCGCCTTTTTATCCCGGGAACTTGCTGAGACGGCAATTGGGCTTTTGACTTTAGTCTTTTACTTTTTCGTTATGCTGCAGTATAACGTCTACCTGGCTCTTATCTCCCTATTAATTGGGGGGATCAGTGTTGTGTACCTTATTTATTCATCCAACAAAATCGAAATCATGAACAAAAGGCTTTTACAAGATAAGGGTAAAACCATGGGCTTTTCCATTTCGGGTTTGTATATTATCGAAACCTTAAAGGCATCAGGTTCCGAGTCGAACTTTTTTGCCAAGTGGTCAGGTTATCATGCCAAGGAGATCAACACCCAGCAGAATATGGGTCGAACTACTCAAACGCTTTTTCACCTGCCTAATTTTTTATCTGAGTTCGCTAATGTGATTATACTGTTCCTGGGCGGAATTTTTATTATCAACGGCCACTTGACTATAGGTTCTTTAATTGCTTTTCAGGCTTTACTGGGTAGCTTTATGGGCCCGGTTAACAACCTAACGCAAATGGGTATGAGAATAAAACAGGTCCAGGGGGATATAAATCGCCTGGAGGACGTTTTTAAGTACAAAATTGACGAAAATGTATGTCGGGAAGTTGCTGTTGATAATGAAGAAGATAATTACAAAAAATTGGAAGGATATATAGAGATTAAGGATTTGACCTTTGGCTATAATCCCTGGGACCCACCGCTAATAGAGAATTTTAACCTGGCTGTAAAACCGGGATCCAGGGTGGCGCTGGTGGGCGGTTCCGGCAGTGGTAAAAGTACCGTGGCCAGGCTGGTTACAGGTATCTACCCGCCTTGGTCTGGAGAGATACTATTTGACGGTGTAAATAAAGATGAAATTCCCCGGAATGTAATTACTAACTCACTGGCCGTGATTGACCAGGATATTAATATGTTTGACGGCACCATCAAGGAAAATCTTACCATGTGGGATGATACCTTACCGGAATTTAATGTTATACGTGCCGCCAAAGATGCTTGCATCCATAATGACATCGCCATGCGAGATAAGGGTTATGACCACAGGGTAAGTGAAGGTGGGACAAACTTTAGCGGTGGACAGAGACAGAGATTCGAAATAGCCAGGGCTTTGACCGGTAACCCCTCGCTATTAATTTTGGACGAAGCAACTAGTGCTCTGGATGTACAAACGGAAAAAATGGTTGATGAGAACATTCGCCGGCGCGGTTGTACTTGCATTATAGTTGCACACCGCTTGAGTACAATCCGGGATTGCGATGAAATAATCGTCATGGACAAGGGTAAAATTGTTCAGCGCGGCACCCACGAGGAATTAAAAACCACCGCTGGGCAATACGCTGAGTTAATCAGTGCCAGTTAG
- a CDS encoding NHLP bacteriocin system secretion protein: MSEKGVFRKVSLDRLSSPEELDQRLTVTSPVGWLACLAVALLILTGLIWGIFGKIPDKAVGEGIIISSGGIARVIHHADGQITDVSVQDGDYVEKGDVIARVEQTKLIEEINKLKEDLKAIRNLNLEKTSIEGSKLNLNVYGQIAELITDIENARTNLEVMKANLITAETDWETELEQAKWQLQQAKIQLEKNQEDYESLKYLFNNGAVSESDFKEAERGFILSKSTLRIKRQNLNNLEMEANILPRSQVLEAKNNLEVLKKQLKDMCLLKEKELQDDIGNMQEQLFNNSEIVASVSGRVLELQVNKGDVVSAGSSVCNIARAVREAESLEAVVYVPVEEGKKILPGMEVNISPTTVKKEEDGFMLGNVKSVSEYPASAQGMMLTLGNAELVKRLSGKGSPIEVRVELIRDNSTVSAYRWSTPDGPDMIIDSGTLCLGEVKVSQERPISMIVPFIKRILPI, translated from the coding sequence ATGTCTGAAAAAGGAGTTTTCCGTAAAGTATCCCTGGATCGCCTGTCTTCACCGGAAGAATTGGACCAGCGGCTAACGGTGACTTCGCCGGTAGGTTGGCTGGCTTGCCTGGCTGTTGCCTTGTTGATTTTGACGGGCCTTATATGGGGGATTTTCGGGAAAATACCCGACAAGGCCGTGGGTGAGGGAATTATTATTTCCAGCGGGGGTATTGCCAGAGTTATCCATCATGCTGACGGCCAGATAACTGATGTAAGTGTTCAGGATGGTGATTACGTTGAAAAGGGTGATGTAATCGCCAGGGTGGAGCAGACCAAACTTATCGAGGAAATCAATAAACTTAAAGAGGACTTGAAGGCGATAAGAAATCTTAATCTTGAAAAAACGAGCATTGAAGGCAGTAAGCTAAATCTTAATGTGTACGGGCAAATAGCTGAGCTAATCACGGATATTGAAAACGCCCGGACAAACCTGGAGGTAATGAAAGCAAATTTGATCACTGCTGAAACGGACTGGGAAACAGAGCTTGAACAGGCCAAATGGCAATTACAACAGGCAAAGATTCAACTGGAGAAAAATCAAGAGGACTATGAGTCTTTAAAATATCTATTTAATAATGGTGCCGTTTCGGAATCAGACTTTAAAGAGGCGGAGCGCGGCTTTATTTTAAGTAAATCGACACTACGCATAAAGAGACAAAATTTAAATAATTTGGAAATGGAAGCTAATATTTTGCCCAGGTCTCAAGTTTTAGAAGCAAAAAATAATCTGGAAGTGTTAAAAAAACAACTTAAGGATATGTGTTTGTTAAAAGAAAAGGAGCTCCAGGATGATATTGGCAATATGCAGGAGCAATTATTCAATAACAGTGAAATTGTTGCCAGTGTTTCCGGGCGTGTTTTGGAATTACAGGTTAATAAGGGAGACGTAGTCAGCGCCGGTAGCAGTGTTTGCAACATTGCCAGGGCGGTAAGAGAAGCGGAATCATTAGAAGCAGTGGTATACGTACCTGTGGAGGAAGGAAAAAAAATATTGCCCGGAATGGAGGTAAATATTTCCCCCACCACTGTTAAAAAAGAAGAAGACGGTTTCATGTTGGGAAATGTGAAATCAGTTTCCGAATACCCCGCCAGCGCTCAGGGAATGATGCTCACCCTGGGTAACGCGGAACTGGTAAAGCGCTTGTCGGGCAAAGGTTCCCCTATAGAAGTAAGGGTGGAATTGATCAGGGATAACAGTACGGTTAGCGCGTATAGATGGTCCACCCCCGACGGGCCGGATATGATTATCGACAGCGGCACGTTATGTTTGGGAGAAGTTAAAGTGAGCCAGGAGAGGCCAATCAGTATGATTGTACCGTTTATTAAGAGAATTCTGCCTATCTAA
- a CDS encoding branched-chain amino acid ABC transporter substrate-binding protein, with amino-acid sequence MNKILPLSIIFLLSLSMLTGCLSTDLAEQREKQAGKGDNITIGVPVPYDFAKDNTKFLKGIELALEDINSRGVKNKQIKLEIVDDRGVFKEAVDVAQDFSENTHMLAVIGHWFSDISIPLTSIYEEAGMLVIVPTVSNPELVEKNYHYIFQNIPSDKKVAEQMCNYARGKGYKNVVIYYEDSSYGRNLADAFENEARNKDIEIVDRRSSIVNEVNFKGAYDKWVALNYDAVFLALNMPEGAQFIKEFRKLDTNTPILSGDGLDVGNFIEVLGEDAEGAVIATIYNPQDKRQELKDFKAHYTEKYREEPDVWAIQGYDSLMLIAHAIEQTGTFSPKVLANYLRDMEAMKLVTGSISFNDDGEVQGRSVYKKKMVDGEFEYIN; translated from the coding sequence ATGAATAAAATTTTGCCATTAAGTATTATATTCTTACTATCATTATCTATGCTAACCGGTTGCCTAAGTACTGACCTGGCTGAACAAAGAGAAAAACAGGCAGGTAAAGGCGACAATATTACTATCGGGGTTCCTGTTCCCTATGATTTTGCAAAGGATAATACCAAGTTTTTAAAAGGGATCGAATTGGCCCTTGAGGACATTAATTCCCGGGGCGTAAAAAATAAGCAGATCAAGTTGGAAATTGTTGATGACAGGGGAGTTTTTAAGGAAGCGGTAGATGTAGCCCAGGATTTTTCGGAGAATACCCATATGCTGGCAGTAATCGGACACTGGTTTTCGGACATCAGTATTCCGTTAACCTCCATTTATGAAGAAGCAGGCATGTTGGTAATAGTTCCCACCGTGTCCAACCCGGAGTTGGTGGAGAAGAATTACCATTACATATTCCAAAATATACCAAGTGATAAGAAAGTGGCCGAGCAGATGTGTAATTACGCCAGGGGAAAGGGTTATAAGAACGTGGTTATTTACTACGAAGATAGCTCCTACGGCCGGAATCTGGCAGATGCTTTTGAAAATGAAGCCCGAAATAAGGATATAGAAATTGTCGACAGAAGGTCAAGCATTGTGAATGAAGTCAATTTTAAGGGGGCCTACGATAAATGGGTGGCTCTTAATTATGATGCAGTTTTTCTGGCCTTAAATATGCCGGAAGGAGCTCAGTTTATAAAGGAATTTAGAAAGCTTGATACCAATACGCCCATTTTATCCGGTGACGGCCTGGATGTAGGTAACTTTATAGAAGTCTTGGGAGAAGATGCAGAGGGTGCTGTAATTGCAACTATCTATAACCCCCAAGATAAAAGACAGGAATTAAAGGACTTTAAAGCACATTACACGGAGAAGTACAGAGAAGAACCGGATGTTTGGGCCATACAGGGTTATGATTCCCTGATGTTAATTGCCCACGCTATTGAACAAACGGGTACTTTTTCTCCTAAGGTATTAGCTAATTATTTACGGGATATGGAAGCCATGAAGCTGGTCACAGGAAGTATCAGCTTCAATGATGACGGAGAAGTACAGGGAAGATCAGTCTATAAGAAAAAAATGGTGGATGGTGAATTTGAATATATAAATTGA